The Hyphomicrobium sp. MC1 genome window below encodes:
- the murC gene encoding UDP-N-acetylmuramate--L-alanine ligase: MQMPRDIGPFHIIGIGGIGMSAIAEILVAKGYTVQGSDQKESANVKRLRSKGIRVFVGHDPVNLIGARYVVISTAVKALNPELVAARQKGLTIIRRAEILAELMRLYSTISVTGTHGKTTTTSLLSHIFTEAGEEPTVITGGIINAWGSNARLGQGKWMIVEADESDGTFTRLPTEIGIVTNIDPEHLDYFGSVEAMHREYEAFLRNIPFFGLTVVCIDHPVVREMVQRLNLRADGRRLLTYGQSEDADLRLTGVRIVGNTTYFDASLAARVKGGARVLQDWSVPVPGAHNALNALAAIAVSTHAGLSDAKIKAAMAGFSGVKRRFQFTGEWNDVTIYDDYGHHPAEIAAVLAAARGGTKGRVIAVVEPHRYTRVRDLMDEFAQCFKDADSVIVAPLYTAGENPIEGVDSRALAERIRTMGGRPAEAVDDPALIAPAIKRLARPGDLVICLGAGNSTEWANALPAWLAEEPKRTGSAG; encoded by the coding sequence ATGCAAATGCCGCGCGACATCGGACCTTTCCACATCATCGGCATCGGTGGCATCGGCATGAGCGCGATTGCCGAAATTCTGGTCGCCAAAGGATACACCGTTCAGGGTTCCGATCAGAAAGAAAGCGCCAACGTCAAACGCCTGCGCTCGAAGGGCATTCGCGTTTTCGTCGGCCATGATCCGGTGAACCTCATCGGCGCGCGGTACGTCGTGATTTCAACGGCGGTGAAAGCGCTCAATCCGGAATTGGTCGCGGCGCGTCAGAAGGGCCTGACGATCATCCGCCGCGCTGAAATTCTCGCCGAGCTGATGCGGCTCTATTCGACGATCTCGGTGACGGGCACGCACGGCAAGACGACAACGACGTCGCTGCTCTCGCACATCTTCACGGAAGCGGGCGAAGAGCCAACCGTTATCACGGGCGGTATCATCAACGCCTGGGGCTCGAATGCGCGGCTCGGCCAGGGCAAGTGGATGATCGTCGAAGCGGACGAGAGCGATGGCACGTTCACGCGGTTGCCGACGGAAATCGGCATCGTGACGAACATCGATCCGGAGCATCTCGATTACTTCGGCTCGGTCGAAGCGATGCACCGCGAATACGAAGCCTTTCTGCGCAACATTCCGTTCTTTGGACTGACGGTTGTCTGCATCGATCATCCCGTCGTGCGGGAGATGGTGCAGCGGCTGAACCTGCGCGCCGATGGCCGCCGCCTGCTGACGTACGGACAGAGCGAGGATGCCGATCTTCGGCTGACGGGCGTCCGCATCGTCGGCAACACGACCTATTTCGATGCGAGCCTGGCGGCGCGGGTCAAAGGCGGCGCGCGCGTGTTGCAGGATTGGTCGGTGCCGGTGCCCGGCGCGCACAACGCACTCAATGCGCTGGCCGCAATTGCGGTTTCGACGCACGCCGGATTGTCCGATGCCAAGATCAAGGCGGCGATGGCCGGTTTCTCCGGCGTGAAGCGCCGCTTCCAGTTCACCGGCGAATGGAACGACGTGACGATTTACGACGACTACGGCCACCATCCGGCGGAAATCGCGGCGGTGTTGGCAGCAGCGCGCGGCGGCACGAAAGGTCGCGTGATCGCGGTCGTTGAACCGCATCGCTACACGCGCGTGCGCGACCTGATGGACGAGTTCGCGCAATGCTTCAAGGACGCCGACAGCGTGATCGTGGCGCCGCTCTATACCGCTGGCGAAAACCCGATCGAAGGTGTCGACAGTCGCGCGCTCGCCGAGCGGATCAGAACCATGGGTGGCCGTCCGGCCGAAGCTGTCGACGATCCGGCACTTATCGCGCCCGCGATCAAGCGACTGGCGCGGCCGGGCGATCTCGTCATTTGCCTCGGTGCCGGTAATTCGACCGAGTGGGCAAATGCTTTGCCGGCGTGGCTGGCGGAAGAACCGAAGCGTACCGGGAGCGCGGGGTGA
- the murB gene encoding UDP-N-acetylmuramate dehydrogenase produces the protein MFTDITDDLKAAMPELKGRLSANASLADVTWFRVGGPAQVLFMPADEADLAYFLKHRPSDVPVQVIGLGSNLLVRDGGVPGIVIRLGRGFSEIAVEDGHRLRVGTAVPDVKVARAAADAGIRGLAFYRGIPGSIGGALRMNAGAHGRETKDCLISARAVDPSGTVHVLSLADMGFTYRHSGIPKDWIFTEATYAGEPGDPAEILKEMDEVAEYREKNQPIKERTGGSTFKNPPGHSAWKLVDQAGCRGLRVGGAKVSEMHCNFLINDNQASGEDVETLGETVRARVRETAGITLDWEIIRLGIPKPGRPVGEALAAERADQN, from the coding sequence ATGTTCACGGACATCACGGATGACCTCAAGGCCGCGATGCCGGAGCTCAAGGGCAGGCTGAGCGCGAATGCGTCTTTAGCGGATGTCACGTGGTTTCGGGTCGGCGGTCCGGCGCAGGTGCTGTTCATGCCTGCCGACGAAGCCGACCTTGCGTATTTCCTGAAGCATCGGCCGAGCGATGTACCGGTGCAGGTCATCGGGCTCGGCTCGAACCTGCTCGTCCGCGATGGGGGAGTGCCGGGTATTGTCATCCGGCTCGGGCGCGGGTTTTCCGAAATCGCCGTCGAAGACGGGCATCGGCTGCGCGTCGGCACGGCAGTTCCCGACGTGAAGGTCGCGCGGGCGGCGGCGGATGCGGGCATTCGCGGGCTCGCGTTCTATCGCGGCATTCCGGGGTCCATCGGCGGCGCGCTGCGTATGAATGCGGGGGCGCACGGGCGCGAGACGAAAGATTGTCTGATCAGCGCGCGTGCGGTTGATCCAAGCGGCACCGTTCATGTGTTGTCGCTCGCCGACATGGGCTTCACCTATCGTCATTCCGGTATTCCGAAAGACTGGATTTTCACAGAAGCGACGTATGCGGGTGAGCCCGGCGATCCGGCTGAAATCCTGAAAGAGATGGATGAGGTCGCGGAATATCGCGAGAAGAACCAGCCGATCAAGGAACGCACTGGCGGCTCGACGTTCAAGAACCCGCCCGGTCATAGTGCTTGGAAACTTGTCGATCAGGCGGGATGCCGTGGGCTTCGCGTCGGTGGTGCGAAGGTTTCGGAGATGCACTGCAATTTTCTGATCAACGACAATCAAGCGAGCGGCGAAGACGTCGAGACTCTCGGTGAGACGGTTAGGGCGCGCGTTCGCGAGACGGCCGGCATTACGCTCGACTGGGAGATCATTCGTCTCGGTATTCCCAAACCCGGCCGTCCGGTCGGGGAAGCGCTGGCCGCCGAGCGCGCCGACCAAAACTAA
- a CDS encoding D-alanine--D-alanine ligase, translating to MNTLGPVPKRTRNHVAVLKGGLSAEREVSLNSGAAVGEALLQSGYAVTEIDVDRDLGSRLQELKPDVCFNALHGKFGEDGCVQGVLELLGIPYTHSGVLASALAMHKERAKDIMKLAGVAVADATLVTRGEALEKHVMAPPYVVKPVTEGSSVGVVIVPPGAERPPNSIAAGGPLDQIVMVERYVAGRELTCAVIGNFVTDIIEIVPLRGLAFYDYEAKYAPGGSKHELPAKLLPDVYQTLRSLTLRAHQALGCRGVSRADFRYDDTAGGTGELICLEVNTQPGMTGTSLVPELAGYAGWSFSDLVRWMVEDASCNR from the coding sequence ATGAACACACTCGGCCCGGTTCCGAAGCGTACGCGCAATCACGTCGCTGTTCTGAAGGGTGGCCTTTCGGCTGAGCGCGAGGTGAGCCTCAATTCCGGTGCGGCGGTTGGGGAGGCGCTGCTGCAGAGCGGCTACGCGGTGACCGAGATCGACGTCGATCGCGATCTTGGAAGCCGGTTGCAGGAACTGAAGCCCGACGTCTGCTTCAATGCGCTGCACGGCAAGTTCGGGGAGGACGGCTGCGTGCAGGGCGTGCTGGAGCTGCTCGGCATTCCTTACACGCACTCCGGCGTTCTGGCGTCGGCGCTCGCCATGCACAAGGAGCGGGCGAAGGACATCATGAAGCTCGCGGGCGTTGCCGTTGCTGATGCCACTCTGGTGACGCGTGGCGAGGCGCTGGAGAAGCATGTCATGGCGCCCCCTTATGTGGTGAAGCCGGTGACGGAGGGGTCGAGCGTCGGCGTCGTAATCGTGCCGCCCGGCGCCGAGCGGCCGCCGAACTCGATCGCTGCGGGTGGTCCGCTCGATCAGATCGTGATGGTCGAGCGTTATGTGGCAGGGCGCGAGTTGACCTGCGCCGTCATTGGCAACTTTGTGACGGATATCATTGAAATTGTGCCGCTTCGTGGCCTCGCGTTCTACGATTATGAGGCCAAATACGCACCCGGCGGCTCGAAGCACGAACTGCCCGCGAAACTTTTACCAGATGTTTACCAGACACTCCGTTCCTTAACGTTAAGGGCGCATCAGGCTTTGGGCTGTCGCGGCGTATCGCGGGCCGACTTTCGCTACGACGACACGGCCGGTGGAACGGGCGAGCTGATCTGCCTCGAAGTCAACACTCAGCCGGGCATGACGGGGACATCCCTGGTGCCCGAGCTGGCGGGTTATGCCGGGTGGTCGTTCAGTGACCTAGTCCGGTGGATGGTCGAGGACGCGAGTTGCAACAGGTAG
- a CDS encoding cell division protein FtsQ/DivIB, whose protein sequence is MQQVESKHRFWWRAAHDAPTPEPEAAQWVPPSPEATPTTRGRSSAVTISKRVTTKLQIPRGERRLRRTRRGRRWVMPSTVAALVAAVAGVAAYTLPLDKLMAFDFSDKTDSLMIAAGFGIDQVNLSGQHFTSDSDVYDALDLTNVKTFAAFDSDAAMKRIERIPWVDTVQLTRIYPGTLDIVIHERAPAFVWTRSETNYLVDATGRALGPMPTASTWKLPRVVGEGADSEAMLMLSALHLVPKIERQYAYGERVAERRWRIVLRNGTALDLAADREIEGLQEIANTPAVQAALTGAPMIVDVRTPGRIAMRPATSSARTASLRSSGTTAVASAQQ, encoded by the coding sequence TTGCAACAGGTAGAGAGCAAGCATCGGTTCTGGTGGCGGGCTGCACATGATGCGCCAACGCCGGAACCGGAGGCTGCTCAATGGGTGCCGCCTTCGCCCGAGGCGACGCCGACGACCCGCGGGCGCAGCTCCGCTGTTACGATCTCCAAGCGCGTGACGACCAAACTTCAAATTCCGCGTGGCGAACGTCGCCTGAGACGTACGCGTCGCGGACGGCGGTGGGTGATGCCTTCGACAGTTGCCGCGCTGGTCGCGGCTGTCGCCGGCGTGGCGGCCTATACGCTGCCGCTCGATAAGCTCATGGCCTTCGATTTCTCCGACAAAACTGACAGTCTGATGATCGCGGCCGGTTTCGGCATCGATCAGGTCAACCTCTCCGGCCAGCATTTCACATCCGATTCCGACGTGTACGACGCCTTGGACCTCACCAACGTAAAAACATTCGCAGCTTTCGATTCTGACGCCGCCATGAAGCGGATCGAGCGCATTCCGTGGGTTGATACCGTGCAGCTCACCCGCATTTATCCGGGAACGCTCGATATCGTCATTCATGAGCGTGCACCGGCATTTGTGTGGACGCGCAGCGAGACAAACTATCTGGTCGATGCGACGGGGCGGGCGCTTGGGCCGATGCCGACCGCCAGCACATGGAAATTGCCGCGCGTGGTCGGTGAGGGCGCCGACAGCGAAGCGATGCTGATGCTCTCAGCCCTTCATCTGGTTCCCAAGATCGAGCGGCAGTACGCCTATGGCGAGCGTGTTGCCGAGCGACGGTGGCGGATCGTCTTGCGGAACGGCACGGCGCTCGACCTCGCCGCCGATCGCGAGATCGAAGGTTTGCAGGAAATCGCCAATACGCCGGCGGTCCAGGCAGCCTTGACGGGCGCGCCGATGATCGTCGACGTGCGCACGCCGGGCCGGATCGCGATGCGGCCGGCAACATCATCTGCGCGGACGGCATCTCTCAGAAGCTCCGGGACGACAGCGGTCGCCTCGGCGCAACAGTAG
- the ftsA gene encoding cell division protein FtsA, whose translation MAERRTYKTFGLLDIGTSKTVAAVVVAEYVAGMAMPSLRLAGLGMQRSKGVKAGVLTDLDEAEGVVRGVISQAERAAGTSVGGFTLSVSAGRISSVHCTARADIETGSVREEDLARLMSAGESYAERNGRTLLHLNHLGYEVDGAHGVRDPLGLSARRISAGLHAVTADEAPLRNLMVLIDRCYASCDALVASPYASALAATTLEERQFGVTCIDFGAGTTSMTLFADGRFTGIDVIPVGSQHITYDIAKALQTPLAEAERIKTLYGTLLNAQSDEHESFSYPIAGEEDDGSYETTKARLTDIIRPRVQQILGLVRERLALNAASRYVGDKIVLTGGASQLTGLPGFVADTFGRSVRLGRPMDLHGLAASLSGPQLATLSGLAIVAARGDGELNMARGRKTVTQGYLGRVGTWLKGGF comes from the coding sequence ATGGCGGAGCGGCGCACCTACAAGACTTTCGGGCTTCTCGATATCGGCACCAGCAAGACTGTTGCCGCCGTCGTTGTCGCCGAGTACGTGGCCGGAATGGCGATGCCGTCGTTGCGGCTCGCGGGTCTTGGCATGCAGCGTTCGAAAGGCGTCAAAGCCGGCGTTTTGACGGATCTCGATGAAGCGGAAGGTGTCGTTCGCGGCGTCATCAGCCAAGCGGAGCGCGCGGCCGGAACGTCGGTCGGCGGCTTTACGCTGTCTGTATCGGCGGGGCGGATTTCATCGGTTCATTGCACGGCGCGTGCGGATATCGAAACCGGCAGCGTGCGGGAAGAAGATCTGGCGCGGCTGATGTCAGCGGGCGAGAGCTACGCTGAGCGCAACGGCCGAACGCTGCTCCATCTCAACCACCTGGGCTATGAGGTCGACGGGGCGCACGGTGTCCGCGATCCGCTCGGTCTTTCGGCGCGACGTATCTCGGCCGGGCTGCACGCCGTGACGGCGGATGAAGCGCCGCTGCGTAATCTGATGGTTCTGATCGACCGGTGCTATGCGAGTTGCGATGCGCTCGTCGCGTCGCCTTATGCAAGTGCGCTCGCTGCTACAACGCTAGAAGAGCGGCAATTCGGTGTGACATGCATCGATTTCGGCGCCGGAACGACGTCGATGACGCTCTTCGCAGACGGGCGCTTTACGGGCATCGACGTGATCCCGGTCGGCAGCCAACATATCACCTACGATATTGCGAAGGCGTTGCAGACGCCACTTGCGGAAGCCGAGCGAATCAAAACGCTTTATGGCACACTCCTCAACGCCCAGTCAGACGAGCATGAGTCGTTCTCCTATCCGATCGCCGGAGAGGAGGATGACGGCAGCTACGAAACAACGAAAGCGCGGCTAACGGATATCATCCGGCCGCGCGTGCAGCAGATCCTGGGGCTTGTGCGCGAGCGCTTAGCGCTGAACGCCGCGAGCCGCTACGTGGGAGACAAGATCGTACTGACGGGCGGGGCCAGCCAACTCACCGGATTGCCGGGATTCGTCGCGGATACGTTCGGACGTTCGGTCCGGCTCGGCCGGCCGATGGATCTGCACGGTCTTGCCGCAAGTCTCTCAGGGCCGCAGCTCGCGACGCTTTCCGGTCTTGCGATCGTGGCGGCGCGCGGAGACGGCGAACTCAACATGGCGCGCGGTCGCAAGACCGTGACGCAAGGATATCTCGGTCGCGTCGGAACGTGGCTTAAAGGCGGGTTTTAA
- the ftsZ gene encoding cell division protein FtsZ, with amino-acid sequence MSIKLQLPKLVDAKPRITVIGVGGAGCNAVNNMIAAGLQGVQFVVANTDAQSLDASSAEHRIQLGINLTEGLGAGAKPEIGEAAAEEALEELRTHIAGAHMVFIAAGMGGGTGTGAASVIARIARELGALTVGVVCKPFQFEGARRMRIAEAGVENLRHLVDTLIVIPNQNLFRIANERTTFAEAFVLADQVLYSGVACIVELVLKEGLINLDFADVRTIMSGMGTAMMGTGEATGEQRAILAAEEAIANPLLDDVTLRGAKGLLLSISGGRDMTLYEVDEAASRIRQEVDHDANIIVGATFDEQLGDRLRVSIVASGMDHRMAERMMAQQAQGHGQGTYAPQAQQQAAEMSQQHPAPQQQVERSAVLPAPPGDLQRRLAEALQAPTAAAPQNFSEPIHREQPRGGRDSWVAPGNVMIEDGLENFPPLSGSALLRTPPLPADAPVQNYDHRFEPQAPTEIQRGGRRVPGIEEFPPQAQKEWNARQNGAPRTHSRDAEEQRKPGLLGRFAGLGRR; translated from the coding sequence ATGAGCATCAAGCTGCAACTGCCGAAGCTGGTCGACGCCAAGCCTCGGATCACCGTCATCGGCGTCGGCGGCGCGGGCTGCAATGCCGTCAACAACATGATTGCCGCCGGGCTTCAAGGCGTGCAGTTCGTGGTTGCGAACACGGATGCGCAATCGCTCGATGCTTCGAGTGCGGAACATCGTATTCAGCTCGGCATCAATCTGACCGAAGGGCTCGGCGCAGGCGCCAAGCCGGAGATCGGCGAAGCTGCGGCGGAAGAAGCGCTCGAAGAGCTTCGTACGCATATTGCAGGCGCGCACATGGTGTTCATCGCGGCCGGTATGGGCGGCGGCACCGGCACGGGCGCGGCATCCGTCATCGCGCGAATCGCGCGGGAGCTTGGGGCGCTGACGGTCGGCGTCGTCTGCAAGCCGTTCCAATTCGAAGGCGCGCGGCGCATGCGCATTGCGGAGGCGGGTGTCGAAAACCTGCGCCATCTCGTCGATACGCTGATCGTCATTCCGAACCAGAACCTGTTCCGGATTGCCAATGAGCGGACGACGTTTGCGGAAGCCTTCGTTCTAGCCGACCAGGTGCTCTATTCGGGCGTTGCCTGCATCGTCGAGCTTGTTCTCAAGGAAGGCCTTATCAATCTCGATTTCGCAGACGTCCGCACAATTATGAGCGGCATGGGTACGGCAATGATGGGCACGGGCGAAGCGACCGGCGAACAGCGCGCCATTCTCGCAGCGGAAGAAGCCATTGCCAATCCGCTGCTCGATGATGTGACGCTGCGCGGCGCCAAGGGATTGCTGCTGTCGATCTCGGGCGGCCGCGACATGACGCTCTATGAGGTTGATGAGGCAGCGAGCCGCATCCGTCAGGAGGTCGATCACGATGCCAACATCATCGTTGGTGCGACATTCGATGAGCAGCTCGGCGATCGTCTTCGCGTCTCGATTGTTGCATCGGGTATGGATCACCGGATGGCCGAACGCATGATGGCGCAGCAGGCGCAGGGTCACGGTCAGGGCACGTACGCTCCTCAGGCGCAGCAGCAGGCTGCGGAGATGTCGCAGCAGCATCCGGCGCCACAGCAGCAGGTGGAACGCAGCGCCGTGCTCCCCGCACCTCCGGGCGACCTGCAGCGGCGTCTTGCTGAAGCTTTGCAGGCGCCGACGGCTGCAGCGCCGCAGAATTTTTCTGAGCCTATCCACAGAGAACAACCTCGTGGTGGCCGCGACAGCTGGGTTGCCCCAGGAAATGTTATGATCGAGGACGGGCTGGAAAATTTTCCTCCCCTGTCCGGGAGTGCATTGTTACGGACCCCGCCCCTTCCGGCCGACGCTCCGGTGCAAAATTACGATCATCGATTCGAGCCGCAGGCCCCGACGGAGATCCAGCGTGGCGGGCGCCGGGTGCCGGGCATCGAGGAATTTCCTCCGCAGGCTCAGAAGGAATGGAATGCGCGTCAGAATGGCGCTCCGCGGACCCACAGCAGAGATGCAGAAGAGCAAAGAAAACCGGGCCTTTTGGGACGTTTTGCCGGTTTAGGCCGGAGATAA
- the lpxC gene encoding UDP-3-O-acyl-N-acetylglucosamine deacetylase, which translates to MSNRFIGARQTTLAREIQLTGTGVHSGAPVSLTLHPAEADTGLRFLVTKRGRVVSEIAAHVANVKNLTLCTVIGDSAGTTISTVEHLLAALRGLSIDNLYIEIDSKEVPIMDGSSAEFVDAIDRVGIRELSEPRKYIKVLKPVRVEENGCWGELEPHAGFRMDVEIDFATPVIGRQRLQYEMSPGVFRHEISRARTFGFMSDVEKLWKAGLALGADLTNTVAIGDGKVMNRDGLRYPQEFVRHKMLDAVGDLALAGLPLLGAYRSYKGGHKLNSMVLQALFADASNWEYAQAPRTRASRSPVQIVSETVVAAE; encoded by the coding sequence ATGTCGAATCGATTCATCGGTGCGCGGCAAACCACGCTTGCCCGCGAGATCCAGTTGACAGGCACGGGGGTGCACAGCGGAGCTCCGGTATCACTCACACTGCATCCAGCAGAGGCTGATACTGGGCTCCGCTTTCTCGTTACCAAACGGGGAAGAGTCGTCTCGGAAATCGCGGCACACGTAGCGAACGTCAAAAATCTTACACTTTGTACCGTCATCGGCGACAGCGCTGGCACAACGATCAGCACAGTCGAACATCTCCTCGCCGCGCTTCGCGGTCTCTCGATCGACAACCTCTATATCGAGATCGACAGCAAAGAAGTTCCGATCATGGACGGCAGCTCGGCGGAATTCGTCGACGCCATTGACCGGGTCGGCATTCGCGAGCTTTCAGAGCCGCGCAAATACATCAAAGTTCTTAAACCTGTGCGGGTAGAAGAAAACGGCTGCTGGGGCGAACTTGAGCCGCATGCCGGGTTCCGCATGGACGTTGAAATCGATTTCGCAACGCCGGTGATCGGTCGCCAGCGGCTGCAGTACGAAATGAGCCCCGGCGTTTTCCGCCACGAGATTTCCCGCGCCCGCACGTTCGGCTTCATGAGCGACGTCGAGAAGTTGTGGAAGGCGGGTCTTGCACTCGGTGCCGACCTCACCAACACGGTTGCGATCGGCGACGGCAAGGTCATGAACCGTGACGGCCTTCGCTATCCGCAGGAGTTCGTGCGTCACAAAATGCTCGACGCGGTTGGCGATTTGGCGCTTGCCGGACTGCCGCTCCTTGGCGCGTATCGCTCTTACAAGGGCGGTCACAAGCTTAACTCGATGGTGCTTCAGGCCCTGTTCGCCGATGCGTCGAACTGGGAATACGCACAGGCACCGCGCACCCGTGCAAGCCGCTCGCCGGTTCAGATCGTGTCTGAGACGGTTGTCGCTGCGGAATAA
- a CDS encoding outer membrane protein assembly factor BamD, which yields MMISARHLLKIVSTVSVLVALAFSMLAVGGCSNGPKLDTAALNPDPPAKMFADADAMMTKGNFEDAATKFEAVDRDHPYSQEARKSIVMAAYAYYRAGKAPEAIASAERYVAMHPGTKEAPMAHHIIAEAYFDQMNKADRDQTAARKALEQLKILKARYPDSEYAKDADNKIRICLDNLAAQEMNVGRYYLDRHNYVGAINRFKTVVSDYQTTAHVEEALARLVECYMALGITKEAQNAAAILGHNYPDSKWYKDSYALLESGGLAPREDSDSWLSKTWNSVPKLSVPTIKMPSISMGSG from the coding sequence ATGATGATATCGGCACGGCATCTTCTGAAAATCGTGAGCACGGTGTCGGTGTTGGTGGCGCTCGCGTTCTCGATGCTTGCCGTCGGCGGTTGCAGCAATGGACCGAAGCTCGATACGGCTGCGCTCAATCCCGATCCGCCAGCGAAGATGTTCGCCGACGCCGACGCGATGATGACGAAAGGCAATTTCGAAGACGCCGCGACGAAGTTCGAAGCCGTCGATCGCGACCACCCCTATTCGCAGGAAGCGCGCAAATCGATCGTGATGGCCGCATATGCGTATTATCGCGCCGGCAAAGCGCCGGAAGCGATCGCCTCGGCCGAGCGTTACGTCGCGATGCATCCGGGCACGAAAGAAGCGCCGATGGCGCACCATATTATCGCGGAAGCCTATTTCGATCAGATGAACAAGGCGGACCGCGATCAGACGGCGGCTCGCAAGGCGCTTGAGCAGCTTAAAATCTTGAAGGCACGTTATCCGGACAGCGAGTACGCTAAGGACGCCGACAACAAAATTCGCATCTGCTTGGACAATCTCGCCGCTCAGGAGATGAATGTCGGGCGGTATTATCTCGATCGGCACAACTACGTCGGCGCCATCAATCGCTTCAAGACGGTCGTCAGCGATTATCAGACGACGGCGCATGTCGAGGAGGCGCTGGCGCGTCTTGTCGAATGCTATATGGCGCTCGGCATCACCAAGGAAGCCCAGAACGCAGCGGCGATCCTCGGGCACAACTATCCCGACAGCAAGTGGTACAAGGATTCCTACGCTCTACTGGAATCGGGCGGTCTGGCGCCACGCGAGGACAGCGATTCCTGGCTGAGCAAGACCTGGAATTCCGTTCCGAAGCTCTCGGTGCCGACGATCAAGATGCCGAGCATCAGCATGGGTAGCGGTTGA